From the Bacteroidota bacterium genome, the window CTACATTGCCGTTGGCGAGTATAGTTGCCTGCTGGGTGTTGCTGGTGAAAAAATTCATATTGCCGTTTTGCACAACATTAAGCGATACATCATTTGTTGTGCCTACATTGCTGATACTAAATTTTTGTGTTCCTACTCCTGTGCCTGAAAACATACGCCATGCTTGCGTAGTGCTTGTTGGGGATTGTGTTCGAAAAACTTCACCTGTCTGAAAGCCGACTGGAAATAAATTAGTGTTGACGTGCAGAGCAGATAATGGTACATTTGGAAGTGTGAAATTTCCAATGCCAATTCCCCTTACAATACCAGTAAGTGCAGTACGACCATAAGTACCTCCTGTTCCTATTTCATAATTAAATTGAGCGGAAGAGAAATTGCTGTTGCATAGCATCACTATCGTGATGCCGATTGCTAGTTTGATTGTGTTTTTCATAGTTGTACGATTTTAATTTATAATGATTATCTTTTGAGTAAAAACTTTATCATCGATTTCAATCTTCAAAAAATAAACTCCTGCCAATAAATCTTCTCTATTTATTATTATTTTGCGACTTACGAATAAATATTTTTTTTCTTCATGCCCCCACATGTTAATAATACTTACAAAAGAATTATTCAACCCGCAATCGCAGTTAATTTCAATGTTTGAGGACTCATAAAATGGATTAGGATAAGTAAGAATACTGCCTTGTATATCTTGCTCTGCAATTCCGCCTGTAATAGAATCAGTGGATAAATATATATCGTCTATGTAATAATAAGCAGATCTGTCAGAAATAGTATCTTGCATTTGAATAATAGTGGTTTGAACATCGTCAAAAAATCTGCCAATGATGACATATTTATAAACAGAATCAGCAATAAAAGAACCCGAAATAGTTGTCCAATTCATTGTATCGGTAATCACATCAGTAGAATTAAGATGAGCAAAATTATTTATAGTAACCGGATTGGAAGGACCGTATTGAATGGTTGAAAATAACATCCCAATATTATTAGTGGCTTGATTGAAAGTATGATTTGTATCAAGTGCTAAATTTGTCTTAAAGGAAAAATAATATTTAGTGCCGATAGCAAGAGGAGAAAGTAATTGCGCACCAATATACTCTCCGAAATTTTGAGCAGGACTTTCATAAGTATAAATACCCGCATAAGCATTACCTGATGCTGCTTGCTGATACCCTCCCCAATTATATGGTACAGAAAACCAAGGTTGAGTAGAGCAAGAATTAAAATAATCTGGAGAACCAATATAATTGTAATTACTCCATCCTGTTGCAAAGTGTATTTGATTTTGGTCATAAGGGCAAGTATCAAACTGCTCAAAGGAGGGATTAGGCACAAGGTTTTGGGAAAAGCAAACGGCAGTAGGCAGTAAGCAAAAAGAAGAAAAAGAATATGTAAGAGAGTTTTTTCATTTAAAGTTTTATGAATTTATTATTCCATATACCATTGACATTAATAAAATAAATTCCTTTTTCAAGAAAAGGAATATCAATGAGTAAACTTTTGCCTTCACTTTTTCTTTCAATAATTTTTCTGCCGTAAAAATCATAGATAGTTACCTCTGTCATATTTTTATCAGAGTTAATTTCAATAAAATCAGTTGCAGGATTCGGAAATACAAGAAAATTGAACTCATCTTCAATTTCTTTTATTCCTACATTGTTACTACATGTTAATGAATCTGTGGACACACAAACATTGTCTATATAGTAATAACTATGGCAATCGGAAACACTAACACTATCTAAGTTTACAGTTGAAGTATCTGTATTTGCGTCA encodes:
- a CDS encoding T9SS type A sorting domain-containing protein; the protein is MPNPSFEQFDTCPYDQNQIHFATGWSNYNYIGSPDYFNSCSTQPWFSVPYNWGGYQQAASGNAYAGIYTYESPAQNFGEYIGAQLLSPLAIGTKYYFSFKTNLALDTNHTFNQATNNIGMLFSTIQYGPSNPVTINNFAHLNSTDVITDTMNWTTISGSFIADSVYKYVIIGRFFDDVQTTIIQMQDTISDRSAYYYIDDIYLSTDSITGGIAEQDIQGSILTYPNPFYESSNIEINCDCGLNNSFVSIINMWGHEEKKYLFVSRKIIINREDLLAGVYFLKIEIDDKVFTQKIIIIN